The following are encoded in a window of Geoalkalibacter sp. genomic DNA:
- a CDS encoding MlaE family ABC transporter permease: MIGRFLGALGGKLLALAQTTGEMLQQLAQTFYYFKEAPRNLPSIFRQMKDIGNDTLPIAALMAFFVGMVLALQTGTQLAVYGTQNVIGAIVGLSMVKELGPVMTSILVAGRVGSAMAAEIGAMKVYEEIDALKTLEINPVRYLAMPRMIACLLAVPALTVFSIIVGILGGGFISSFTPRINVPLNVYFDNLILALDYAEIFKGLLKATVFGGIIAHVGCYVGFSTTGGARGIGRSTTRAVVMGFLLIMVANYFLTRMTL; this comes from the coding sequence ATGATCGGACGGTTTCTCGGCGCCCTCGGCGGCAAACTTCTCGCCCTGGCGCAGACCACCGGCGAGATGCTGCAGCAACTGGCGCAGACCTTCTATTACTTCAAGGAAGCGCCGCGCAATCTGCCCTCCATTTTTCGCCAGATGAAGGACATCGGCAACGACACCCTGCCCATCGCGGCGCTCATGGCCTTTTTCGTCGGCATGGTTCTCGCCCTTCAGACCGGCACGCAGTTGGCGGTGTACGGCACGCAGAACGTCATCGGCGCCATCGTCGGTCTGTCCATGGTCAAGGAGCTCGGACCCGTCATGACCAGCATTCTCGTGGCCGGTCGCGTCGGCTCGGCCATGGCGGCGGAAATCGGGGCCATGAAGGTCTACGAGGAGATCGACGCCCTCAAGACCCTGGAAATCAACCCGGTGCGCTATCTGGCCATGCCGCGCATGATCGCCTGCCTGCTGGCGGTGCCGGCGCTGACGGTGTTCTCCATCATCGTCGGCATTCTTGGCGGCGGCTTCATCAGCAGCTTCACGCCGCGCATCAACGTGCCCCTCAATGTCTATTTCGACAATCTGATACTGGCCCTGGATTACGCCGAGATCTTCAAGGGCCTGCTCAAGGCCACCGTCTTCGGCGGGATCATCGCCCATGTCGGCTGCTATGTCGGTTTCAGCACCACCGGCGGCGCCCGCGGCATCGGCCGCTCCACCACGCGCGCGGTGGTCATGGGGTTTTTGCTGATCATGGTCGCCAATTACTTTTTGACGCGCATGACTCTCTAG
- a CDS encoding ABC transporter ATP-binding protein, producing the protein MPTTKQANGNDNGNGGLLNKLVHGFPGSVFDEEERGECVAEYAEPRGVDIRIENLNKSFGNLHVLKDICLEIKAGETFSIIGPSGTGKSVLLKHIVKLIKPDSGRILIDGHDVFAPKPKNAPREYRYSMVFQTSALFNSLTVGENVGLWLREKRICNEGRIRRIIRQKLRLVGLEGKEDLMTSELSGGMKKRVAIARSLAMNPDLILYDEPTAELDPVTSDELARVIMKLRDEVSLTSIIVSHDLNFAFYLSDRVAMIHEGRIIEIGTPAELKASENPNVKNFIYTTTKGITGA; encoded by the coding sequence ATGCCTACGACCAAGCAGGCCAACGGCAACGATAACGGCAATGGCGGTTTGTTGAACAAGCTGGTGCACGGCTTTCCCGGCTCGGTTTTCGATGAGGAAGAACGCGGCGAGTGCGTCGCCGAATACGCAGAGCCGCGCGGGGTCGACATCCGCATCGAAAACCTCAACAAATCCTTCGGCAATCTGCATGTGCTCAAGGACATCTGCCTGGAAATCAAGGCGGGAGAAACCTTTTCCATCATCGGCCCCTCGGGGACCGGCAAGAGCGTGCTGCTCAAGCACATCGTCAAGCTGATCAAACCCGACAGCGGCCGGATTCTCATCGACGGTCATGATGTTTTCGCCCCCAAGCCGAAGAACGCGCCGCGCGAATACCGCTACAGCATGGTGTTTCAGACCTCGGCCCTGTTCAATTCGCTGACGGTCGGGGAAAACGTCGGCCTATGGCTGCGGGAGAAACGGATCTGCAACGAAGGACGCATCCGGCGCATCATCCGGCAGAAGCTGCGCCTGGTGGGACTCGAGGGCAAGGAAGATCTCATGACCTCGGAGCTTTCCGGGGGCATGAAAAAACGGGTGGCCATCGCCCGCTCCCTGGCCATGAACCCCGATCTGATTCTTTACGACGAGCCCACCGCCGAACTCGACCCGGTGACTTCCGACGAACTGGCCCGGGTCATCATGAAGCTCAGGGACGAGGTGAGCCTGACCAGCATCATCGTCAGCCACGATCTCAATTTCGCCTTTTATCTCTCGGATCGCGTGGCCATGATCCACGAGGGGCGGATCATCGAAATCGGCACGCCGGCCGAACTCAAGGCCAGCGAGAATCCGAACGTGAAAAATTTTATCTACACCACCACCAAGGGAATTACAGGAGCCTGA
- a CDS encoding glucosaminidase domain-containing protein, with translation MKILPSINRLVLTGLLFVLPPFFQGCQEASTLTVEPPREQSPPAALVVSPESHDELSRIFALNNYDLDTLEEGVPKLIVQSLPQDLENISQTSERKRLFFLTLLPMVLMANEEIQAERDLIESVLSAYDQGRAPSAAMIERLEGIQLKYKVSGDLLEDAKARDALLRRVDILPPSLVLAQAANESAWGTSRFAKLANNLFGEWTFTPGTGIVPKERPEGQIYEVRSFPTIYDSLQSYMLNINTHRAYAKLRDTRAQLRLEERPLRGVELAEGLTAYSIRREAYVAEIAAMIRHNKLTRFSDISLRGS, from the coding sequence ATGAAAATTTTGCCATCGATCAACCGACTGGTTCTTACGGGGTTGCTGTTTGTGCTGCCGCCGTTTTTCCAGGGCTGCCAGGAAGCTTCGACCTTAACGGTTGAACCTCCCCGGGAGCAATCCCCTCCCGCCGCCCTCGTGGTGTCCCCCGAGTCCCACGACGAGTTGTCCCGCATCTTCGCGCTCAACAACTACGATCTGGACACCCTTGAGGAAGGGGTGCCCAAACTCATCGTTCAATCTCTGCCCCAGGATCTCGAGAACATTTCCCAAACCAGCGAACGCAAGCGCCTCTTCTTTCTCACCCTGCTGCCCATGGTGCTCATGGCCAACGAGGAAATCCAGGCCGAGCGCGACCTGATCGAATCGGTGCTCTCCGCCTACGATCAGGGGCGAGCGCCCAGCGCCGCCATGATCGAGCGCCTGGAGGGCATTCAGTTGAAATACAAGGTCAGTGGGGATCTTCTCGAGGATGCCAAGGCTCGGGACGCTCTGCTCAGGCGCGTCGATATCCTGCCGCCGTCCCTGGTGCTGGCCCAGGCGGCCAATGAATCGGCCTGGGGCACGTCACGCTTCGCCAAGCTCGCCAACAATCTTTTTGGGGAGTGGACCTTTACGCCGGGCACCGGCATCGTGCCCAAGGAGCGTCCGGAAGGGCAGATTTACGAAGTGCGCAGTTTTCCCACCATCTACGACTCTCTACAGTCCTACATGCTCAACATCAATACTCACCGCGCCTATGCGAAACTGCGCGACACCCGCGCCCAACTGCGGCTTGAGGAACGCCCCCTGCGCGGCGTCGAACTGGCCGAGGGGCTCACGGCCTATTCCATCCGCCGCGAAGCCTATGTCGCGGAAATCGCCGCCATGATCCGCCACAACAAACTGACCCGCTTCTCGGACATCAGCCTGCGCGGATCCTGA
- the gspN gene encoding type II secretion system protein GspN, translating to MKFISKRLNHSAPDLKKGHLGSRLLLHLSALGLLLIAFVLTLILLFPVQALRDRVEQMIFTQSGVRVDIGGLSVTPPLTLTLRDLRWQPELRNWPPVQVAALRLSPVWSGLFSANPGVHFNAAFAVGSIQGQASRDGSLKAAIKGVGIAPFLPEAFPYPVQGTLSGNFESLGELLANSGQASVQLRLEGGALTGLESLGAANGRLSLGQVDLRADLQGRNLRIEELRATEGDLRVDGKGTLLLGADAPSSRLTAQIELTPAPSLDPNLADLLLLTGVNPDPTGIYRLRLSGSLAAPVVR from the coding sequence ATGAAATTTATTTCGAAACGTCTGAATCATTCCGCCCCGGACTTAAAAAAAGGTCATCTCGGCTCGCGCCTGTTGCTGCACCTGAGCGCCCTCGGCCTGTTGCTGATCGCCTTTGTCCTGACGCTGATCCTGCTCTTTCCCGTCCAGGCGCTTCGAGACCGCGTGGAGCAGATGATATTCACGCAAAGCGGCGTGCGCGTGGATATCGGCGGGCTGAGCGTCACCCCGCCGCTGACCCTGACCCTGCGGGATCTGCGCTGGCAGCCCGAACTCAGGAACTGGCCCCCGGTGCAAGTTGCCGCGCTGCGCCTCTCCCCGGTCTGGTCCGGCCTGTTCAGCGCCAACCCCGGTGTTCACTTCAACGCCGCCTTTGCCGTCGGCTCCATACAGGGCCAGGCCTCCCGGGACGGCAGCCTCAAGGCAGCCATCAAGGGGGTCGGCATCGCGCCGTTTTTGCCGGAAGCTTTTCCCTATCCGGTTCAGGGCACCCTGAGCGGGAATTTTGAATCCCTGGGCGAACTGCTCGCCAACAGCGGCCAGGCCAGTGTTCAATTAAGACTTGAGGGCGGCGCCTTGACGGGTCTGGAGTCCCTGGGCGCGGCGAACGGCCGCCTGAGCCTGGGCCAGGTTGACCTGCGCGCGGATTTGCAAGGCCGCAACCTGCGGATTGAAGAGCTACGGGCGACAGAGGGCGATCTGCGGGTGGACGGCAAGGGAACCCTGCTGCTTGGCGCCGATGCGCCATCGAGCCGCCTTACGGCGCAGATCGAATTGACCCCTGCGCCCTCTTTGGATCCCAATCTCGCCGACCTGCTCCTGCTGACCGGCGTAAACCCTGATCCAACGGGCATTTATCGGTTGCGCCTGTCGGGATCCCTGGCCGCGCCCGTGGTTCGTTGA
- the gspM gene encoding type II secretion system protein GspM: MIGNLSQREKLFLGAGALAVLVVILWFGILSPYREGIAAAEARIQSRERQLEEVRLLQREYRRLQQELTLAERRLVTSARGFSLFSFVEDVTNRTGVRENLVSMRPQSPQTLGEFREESVEIRLDRIRLDQLVRLLHALEAADIHLNTKNLRIRTRFDDKTLLDTTLVVSYMQKTT, translated from the coding sequence ATGATCGGCAACTTGTCCCAACGGGAAAAATTGTTTCTCGGCGCCGGAGCCCTTGCCGTTTTGGTGGTGATCCTCTGGTTCGGCATTCTCTCCCCCTACCGCGAAGGGATCGCCGCCGCCGAAGCGCGCATCCAGAGCCGTGAGCGGCAGTTGGAGGAGGTTCGTCTGCTGCAGCGCGAATACCGGCGCCTGCAGCAGGAACTGACCCTCGCCGAGCGCCGGCTGGTGACCAGCGCCCGCGGGTTTTCCCTGTTTTCGTTCGTCGAGGACGTCACCAATCGCACCGGTGTTCGTGAAAACTTGGTGTCCATGCGCCCCCAAAGCCCGCAGACCCTGGGTGAATTTCGCGAGGAATCGGTGGAAATCCGCCTCGACCGCATTCGTCTCGACCAGTTGGTGCGGCTGCTGCACGCCTTGGAGGCCGCGGACATTCACCTCAACACCAAGAACCTGCGCATCCGCACGCGCTTTGACGACAAAACGCTGCTCGACACAACCCTCGTAGTCTCCTACATGCAGAAAACGACATGA
- a CDS encoding MlaD family protein, with the protein MAISTEQKVGLFFLVALVALALLIEFVEEFRPFESQVEYVAYFESLVGLNEGDPVRMAGVQVGKVRSIQLEDYRIKVVFRVAEGTAVKGDTIARVRQTNLLGGQFLGLSFGSEGKPILEPGSAVPTEPSVNIDQMLADLDRNFKTAMTDFSAFLTEGREQLNVSGERLANILRKVDEGQGTLGQLVNDPALYADVQAVAANLAELTRRLESGEGSLGRMLHDEQLYENTTAALANLQEITERLKNGEGTLGQLLVNNEVHDRAADALGNIRDITAKANQGEGTLGRLIHDEKLYVETTETMTRINSIAAKIDDGQGTIGRLVNEDDLYRDAKTTLNKVEKTVDGIGDAGPLSALGIVLGTLF; encoded by the coding sequence ATGGCGATTTCAACCGAGCAGAAAGTCGGTCTGTTTTTTCTCGTCGCGCTGGTCGCCCTGGCGCTGCTGATCGAGTTCGTCGAAGAATTCCGGCCTTTTGAAAGCCAGGTGGAATACGTGGCCTATTTTGAATCCCTGGTCGGTCTCAACGAGGGTGATCCGGTGCGCATGGCGGGCGTGCAGGTGGGCAAGGTCAGATCCATCCAGCTTGAGGATTACCGCATCAAGGTCGTGTTTCGCGTGGCCGAGGGCACGGCGGTCAAGGGCGACACCATTGCCCGGGTGCGCCAGACCAATCTCCTCGGCGGACAGTTCCTCGGGCTTTCCTTCGGCTCGGAAGGCAAGCCGATTCTCGAGCCGGGATCGGCGGTTCCCACCGAGCCCAGCGTCAACATCGATCAGATGCTTGCCGACCTTGACCGCAACTTTAAAACGGCCATGACCGATTTCAGCGCGTTTCTCACCGAAGGCCGCGAACAGCTCAACGTTTCCGGCGAACGTCTGGCCAATATTCTGCGCAAGGTTGATGAAGGCCAGGGAACCTTGGGCCAGTTGGTCAATGATCCGGCGCTCTATGCCGATGTCCAGGCCGTGGCCGCCAATCTGGCCGAGCTCACCCGGCGCCTTGAGTCCGGCGAGGGCTCCCTCGGGCGCATGCTTCACGACGAGCAGCTTTACGAGAACACCACGGCGGCCCTGGCCAATTTGCAGGAAATCACCGAGCGCCTCAAGAACGGTGAGGGCACCCTCGGTCAGTTGCTGGTCAACAACGAGGTGCATGATCGCGCCGCGGACGCCCTGGGCAATATCCGCGACATCACCGCCAAGGCCAATCAGGGCGAGGGCACCCTGGGACGGTTGATCCACGACGAAAAGCTCTACGTGGAAACCACCGAAACCATGACGCGCATCAATAGCATCGCCGCCAAGATCGACGACGGACAGGGCACCATCGGCCGGCTCGTCAACGAGGATGATCTGTACCGCGACGCCAAAACGACCCTCAACAAGGTCGAGAAGACCGTTGACGGCATCGGCGACGCCGGGCCGCTCAGTGCGCTGGGCATTGTGTTGGGGACGTTGTTCTGA